In Triticum aestivum cultivar Chinese Spring chromosome 5B, IWGSC CS RefSeq v2.1, whole genome shotgun sequence, the following proteins share a genomic window:
- the LOC123111245 gene encoding uncharacterized protein isoform X1, producing the protein MGGDGSREFKPDHDEDASASSKMKVVRDASKDLKRKAIVAAPPVAKMAKPSKEPHFFWWMEFMVMFEDQLCNYPLTSFEALGIAPQPLFHCHQSLIDQFLHQRQPTLLDHNLYQKLAFQICVGADLREDSVSPEKQRYIARLLLMFQKLFNKKQTRGEGHQMQNDMIHGEREQQRMNYQRQTGFSMAALLG; encoded by the exons ATGGGTGGTGATGGATCCAGGGAGTTCAAGCCTGATCATGACGAGGATGCATCTGCTTCTTCAAAAATGAAG GTAGTGCGAGATGCATCCAAAGATCTCAAGCGTAAGGCTATAGTTGCAGCTCCTCCTGTTGCAAAGATGGCAAAGCCTAGTAAG GAACCTCACTTCTTCTGGTGGATGGAGTTCATGGTTATGTTCGAGGATCAGCTTTGTAACTACCCACTCACTAGTTTTGAAGCTCTAG GTATTGCTCCTCAGCCACTGTTTCATTGCCATCAGTCTCTGATTGATCAGTTCCTACATCAGCGGCAGCCCACTCTTCTTGATCATAATCTATATCAGAAGCTTGCATTTCAG ATATGTGTAGGTGCTGACCTTCGAGAAGACAGCGTGTCACCTGAGAAACAAAGATATATTGCCAG GCTTTTGCTTATGTTTCAGAAATTATTTAACA AAAAGCAAACCAGGGGAGAAGGTCACCAGATGCAAAATGATATGATCCATGGAGAAAGGGAGCAACAAAGGATGAATTACCAGAGGCAGACAG GTTTCTCCATGGCGGCGCTGTTAGGGTAG
- the LOC123111245 gene encoding uncharacterized protein isoform X2 — protein sequence MGGDGSREFKPDHDEDASASSKMKVVRDASKDLKRKAIVAAPPVAKMAKPSKDFSRKTMKISAVTRTQLNVPFGDTDRVVCCTIVSTTHSAGFCVGAGLFDLAEHRRFRVADHYVKDTVLVAFDDAFDVLLVAGYDYSVGPEALMTVSRVSKLEPYVPDWDGYFQSRTIIASAPGDVAVDEDE from the exons ATGGGTGGTGATGGATCCAGGGAGTTCAAGCCTGATCATGACGAGGATGCATCTGCTTCTTCAAAAATGAAG GTAGTGCGAGATGCATCCAAAGATCTCAAGCGTAAGGCTATAGTTGCAGCTCCTCCTGTTGCAAAGATGGCAAAGCCTAGTAAG GATTTCAGTCGCAAAACTATGAAGATCTCAGCTGTTACAAGAACACAGCTGAATGTACCTTTTGGAGACACTGACAGAGTCGTGTGCTGCACTATAGTCAGCACCACTCATTCTGCTGGTTTTTGTGTTGGTGCTGGTCTTTTTGATTTGGCTGAACATAGAAGATTCAGGGTGGCAGATCACTATGTGAAGGACACTGTTCTAGTTGCATTTGATGATGCATTTGATGTGCTCCTAGTTGCTGGCTACGACTACAGTGTTGGTCCTGAAGCACTAATGACTGTTTCTAGGGTTTCTAAGTTAGAGCCTTATGTACCTGACTGGGATGGTTATTTCCAATCACGAACAATAATTGCTAGTGCTCCTGGTGATGTTGCTGTTGATGAAGACGAATAG